The Thermobifida halotolerans sequence ATCCAGGCGGTGTACTGGGCGTAGGAGGCCGCGTCGCGTCTGATGACGAGCTGCTCGGAGTGGTAGGCGAGCTGGACCGCGGCGAAGGCGACGGCGACCAGCACGACCAGGGCCGTCGGCCACCACGGCGTGTCGTCGACCGGGGGCGCCAGCCGGGGGACCAGGGCGAGCGCCGCCACGACCGCGGGCGCGCCCAGCAGCAGTCCGGTCAGCGGGGTGAGGACCCCCAGGCACAGCAGGGGGAAGGCGACCAGCGACCAGGCCGCGACGGCCACGACCGGGGCGAGGGTCATTCGCGCGAGCAGGGACCCGGGGGACAGACGCATGACAGCAACGATGCCAGCTCCGCCCCGTTCCGGCAGCAGGGTCCTGCGAAAAGCCGCCGGCGGTCGGCCGCGCGGCGCCGGTGCGGCGGGCCCGGACACCGGCGGGTGGCCGCCGAGGGGGCCGTCCGTGGATAGCATGTGCGCGATCCGCAGCCGAGACCGGGAAGAGGACCGCCGTGTCAGCGCGAACACCGGGGGAGCTGTGGCGGGCGGCCAGTGCCGTGGACGCCACCCGCCCCTTCCTCACCTCCTACGACGCCGCCACCGACGCGCGGGTGGAGATGTCCTTCGCCACCTTCGACAACTGGGTGGCCAAGACCGCCAACATGCTCGTGGACGGGCTGGGCGCGCTGCCCGGGGAGCGGGTGGCGCTGGCGCTCCCGCTGCACTGGCAGAGCCTGGCCTGGGTGGTGGCGTGCTGGTCGGCGGGGACGGCCGTGGTGCTCGCCGACCGGGACCGGATTCCCGAGGCGGACGTCGTCGTCGCCGACCGGGACCGCCTGGACGCCGCCCTCGACTCGGGCGCGCGCGAGGTCGTCGGCGCCTCGCTGCACCCCCTGGGCCTGCCGCTGGGCGACTGTCCGCCCGTGGCCACGGACTACACGGCGGAGGTGCGCGGCTACGGCGACCGGTTCCCCGCCGGTCCGGTCGATCCGGGGGCGGTCGCCCTGGTGAACGGCGACATCGTTCGCACGGGAGCCGAACTGGTGGCGAACGGCGGGCGAACGGCGCGGGTCGGGAAGCTGACAGCCGGCGACCGAGTGGCTATCATCACTTCCGACCCCACCCCTCTTGCGGTGCTTGGGGATGATCTGTCCCAATTCTTGGGTGTGTTGTCGGCTGCCGCCGCGATGGTGCTCGTTCCGGGTCCGGACTCCACTACGCTGCAATCGCGACTCGGCACGGAGCACGTCACGGCAGCCGTCGGTGATCTTCCCGATCGTCTCCTGTCCCGGACCGCCGTAAGGTCGCTTCCCTGACGCCTATCCCCCCTCTGGTGTTCGATGCCCAAGAGATCCTCCTCCCGCAGGTCCGCAGGATCACGCGCCGTGCGACGCGGACTCAGCCTCGGCGGCTGGGTCGCCGTCGGGACGACGGCGCTCGTCATCGGCAGCAGTCTCACCGCCTACGGCGCCTACTACGACATCTACGGCAACATCAACCAGGAGACCGTCGACACCGACGCCTGGGACCGGCCGACCAAGATCGAGGGCGCGCTCAACATCATGGTCATCGGCTCGGACGTGCGCAGCGGCGACAACGCCGAGTACGGCGGCGAGGTCG is a genomic window containing:
- a CDS encoding TIGR03089 family protein — encoded protein: MSARTPGELWRAASAVDATRPFLTSYDAATDARVEMSFATFDNWVAKTANMLVDGLGALPGERVALALPLHWQSLAWVVACWSAGTAVVLADRDRIPEADVVVADRDRLDAALDSGAREVVGASLHPLGLPLGDCPPVATDYTAEVRGYGDRFPAGPVDPGAVALVNGDIVRTGAELVANGGRTARVGKLTAGDRVAIITSDPTPLAVLGDDLSQFLGVLSAAAAMVLVPGPDSTTLQSRLGTEHVTAAVGDLPDRLLSRTAVRSLP